The window TGTGTTTCTAAAAGATATTATTGTGCATCGAAGTTGAAACCACTGCTATATACCGCATCCTGGTGTAAACAAGGAGTACCGGCGTTTAAGTCGGCCGctaaaagtgaaataattgtgaaaCTCTGTAGTCCAAAAAGCGTTTGGTGTGCGCaaaaacgatcatttcatttaagcTCCAATCTAAGCGCGAAACGCCCATATGAAGTGAACACTGATGTTCAGAAGGATGTGATATTATTTAGGCACCTAAACCCCAGGTGGTATACGGTTCTTAATTTATTTGCAGTCTGTCAGTTTTGTTTTTGGATGTATTCTGCTCATTTAGGGTATACACTACTGAAAGATGCGCCGGTGAAAGCGGATGTGAATGAAGATCTCCCCTTCTGGAGGAAAGTTAATTTAGGAGAGAAGAAATATAGACTTGGATTTACTATACTTTCTATACTCGTAGGTAAGtacggaaatgcagaaatatcaCAACCTGTCGATAAAATTCAAATGTGAGTGATTATGTATATTTTCACAACACCAGAAGTAGGTCTACATCCAGTACTACTTACTAGGAAAATGCTGGTCATAAAAACGTCAGTTTCCAATAGAAATTCCTATTATCATTGTTGATTGGTAGcttaatgtaaattttttaatgCTAATCTCCAGGTTCTGAAATTC is drawn from Schistocerca gregaria isolate iqSchGreg1 chromosome 3, iqSchGreg1.2, whole genome shotgun sequence and contains these coding sequences:
- the LOC126354855 gene encoding transmembrane protein 223 — translated: MSLCYLGPTAWRTLSTYVCCVSKRYYCASKLKPLLYTASWCKQGVPAFKSAAKSEIIVKLCSPKSVWCAQKRSFHLSSNLSAKRPYEVNTDVQKDVILFRHLNPRWYTVLNLFAVCQFCFWMYSAHLGYTLLKDAPVKADVNEDLPFWRKVNLGEKKYRLGFTILSILVGLTLMTTTCLYTAKSVKYLILRKGGRSVTIVTHGPFGRNISRTVDLANVSCPASRGSAKGQLPIKVKGNYIHYVLDMRGEFTNPQLFDYTAGLKRNL